The Acidobacteriota bacterium genome has a segment encoding these proteins:
- a CDS encoding SRPBCC family protein — MKTIEFTQTQWLERPLSELFPFFAEARNLGRITPPWLRFEVINQGPIAMDVGTLIDYRIRWRGIPLRWRSEISAWEPPHRFVDRQVHGPYRLWHHEHRFTARDGGTEISDRVSYAVWGGALIERLFVRRDVTAIFDYRRRRLEEMFSSISR; from the coding sequence GTGAAGACCATCGAGTTCACCCAGACGCAGTGGCTGGAAAGGCCGTTGTCCGAGCTCTTCCCGTTTTTTGCGGAAGCGCGAAATCTCGGGCGCATCACCCCTCCATGGCTGCGGTTCGAGGTCATCAACCAAGGCCCGATAGCGATGGACGTCGGGACCCTGATCGATTACAGAATTCGCTGGCGTGGTATCCCGTTGCGTTGGCGATCGGAGATCTCGGCATGGGAACCTCCACACCGGTTCGTCGATCGCCAGGTGCACGGACCCTACCGCCTCTGGCATCACGAGCATCGCTTCACCGCGCGGGACGGCGGCACCGAGATCTCGGACCGAGTCTCATATGCCGTCTGGGGCGGAGCATTGATCGAACGTCTCTTCGTACGCCGTGACGTGACCGCGATATTCGACTATCGGAGACGTCGCCTCGAGGAAATGTTTTCATCAATTTCTAGATAA
- a CDS encoding SDR family oxidoreductase, with protein MKILVTGATGYIGGRIIPELVALGHDVRVLVRDPRRIVGRPWADDVEVAVGDVEDPSTLPEALDGIEVAYYLVHLMDSGRDFVARDRRAALNFAAAARGVRRIIYLGGLLPDSEHISPHLASRAEVGSILRDRLPTLEFRAGPVVGSGSASFEMARYLTERLPAMIAPKWILNPVQPIAVDDVVAYLIAGVDRGKEGIYSIGSQPLTFKGMMTEYAAVRGLRRLIVPVPVLAPKLAALWVGLVTPIPNRLAVPLIEGVVHPVTADTSDARRDFPEIQPLPYRESVRRALESIESEAVPTRWSGALGAAQAVELTTREGLVRETRRHHTSAQPEDVFEVVTSLGGDRGWLYWDWAWSIRGAFDRLLGGPGLRRGRRHPSEILAGDAVDFWRVEAVTAPRQLRLRAEMKVPGSAWLQWDIEPEGDGACVVQTALFAPVGLTGALYWNVLYPVHKIIFAGMLRSIAREAETRATT; from the coding sequence GTGAAGATTCTCGTCACCGGCGCCACCGGCTACATCGGTGGCCGGATCATCCCCGAGCTCGTCGCACTCGGTCACGATGTCCGGGTGTTGGTGCGTGACCCACGACGAATCGTCGGCCGGCCATGGGCGGACGACGTCGAGGTGGCAGTCGGCGACGTTGAGGACCCATCGACCCTGCCGGAAGCACTCGACGGGATCGAAGTTGCCTACTACCTGGTCCACCTCATGGACTCCGGCCGAGACTTCGTGGCGCGCGATCGGCGAGCGGCCCTCAACTTCGCCGCAGCCGCGCGGGGTGTGCGAAGGATCATCTACCTCGGAGGGTTGCTGCCGGATTCGGAGCACATCTCACCCCACTTGGCGAGCCGCGCCGAAGTGGGCTCGATCCTCCGGGACAGGCTGCCGACGCTGGAGTTCCGCGCTGGGCCGGTGGTCGGCTCCGGCTCGGCCTCGTTCGAAATGGCTCGTTACCTGACCGAACGGCTGCCGGCGATGATCGCACCGAAATGGATTCTCAACCCTGTACAGCCGATCGCGGTGGATGACGTGGTTGCCTACCTGATCGCGGGAGTTGATCGGGGCAAAGAAGGGATTTACAGCATCGGATCGCAGCCCCTGACCTTCAAGGGCATGATGACGGAGTATGCAGCAGTCCGGGGCCTGCGACGACTGATTGTCCCGGTGCCGGTGCTGGCGCCGAAACTCGCAGCGCTGTGGGTCGGGTTGGTGACGCCGATTCCCAATCGCCTGGCGGTGCCGCTGATCGAGGGTGTCGTCCACCCGGTGACGGCTGATACCTCGGATGCTCGTCGTGATTTTCCCGAGATCCAGCCTCTGCCGTATCGTGAATCTGTGCGGCGGGCGCTCGAAAGTATCGAATCGGAGGCAGTGCCTACGAGATGGAGTGGTGCGCTGGGTGCGGCGCAGGCGGTCGAGTTGACCACCCGAGAGGGACTCGTGCGCGAAACCAGGAGGCACCACACATCAGCCCAGCCGGAGGACGTTTTTGAGGTTGTGACCTCGCTCGGTGGTGACCGTGGCTGGCTGTACTGGGATTGGGCCTGGTCGATCCGTGGAGCATTTGACCGACTGCTGGGCGGACCTGGTTTGCGACGGGGTCGGCGCCATCCAAGCGAAATTCTGGCCGGCGATGCGGTCGACTTCTGGCGGGTCGAGGCAGTAACCGCGCCGCGCCAGCTCAGGCTGAGAGCGGAGATGAAGGTTCCCGGCTCCGCCTGGCTGCAGTGGGATATCGAGCCTGAAGGCGATGGCGCATGCGTCGTTCAGACCGCGCTGTTTGCTCCTGTGGGCCTGACCGGCGCACTGTATTGGAATGTGCTCTACCCGGTGCACAAGATCATCTTCGCTGGAATGTTGCGCTCGATCGCGCGCGAAGCGGAGACAAGGGCGACAACGTGA